A genomic window from Deltaproteobacteria bacterium includes:
- the sodX gene encoding nickel-type superoxide dismutase maturation protease, translated as MKPTLLEGQEVLVKPSKPSLSPKPGQLILVRHPMETQLTMIKRCSYIENNLVFVHGDNPTASTDSRQFGGVRTELVLGYVQCTFP; from the coding sequence ATGAAACCTACTTTGCTTGAAGGCCAAGAAGTGCTGGTTAAGCCCAGCAAACCAAGCTTAAGCCCAAAACCTGGACAACTCATCCTGGTGCGCCACCCGATGGAAACGCAGCTCACAATGATCAAACGGTGTTCCTATATTGAGAACAACCTCGTATTTGTTCATGGTGACAATCCTACGGCCAGTACAGACAGTCGCCAGTTTGGCGGTGTCCGTACCGAACTCGTGTTGGGTTACGTGCAATGCACTTTCCCATGA
- a CDS encoding rhodanese-related sulfurtransferase produces MHDTTVVAALYHFARLEDFEDKQAPLLVMMKKLDVRGTLLLAREGINGTVSGSRESIDAMLTWLKEDPRLANLTHKESYCDAHPFYRTKVKLKKEIVTMGVEDIDPNHIVGTYVRPEDWNGVISDPEVVLIDTRNDYEVDIGTFKGALNPDTTTFREFPAYVEKNLDPTKHKKVAMFCTGGIRCEKSTAYLKGQGFENVYHLQGGILKYLEEVPKEESLWEGECFVFDNRVAVNHDLEAGSYDQCHACRHPVSASDLESEHYSAGISCPHCVGSQTEKTRNRAEERQKQMLLAKERGDHHIGDDAAINMMDKAQNLTKEAD; encoded by the coding sequence ATGCATGATACCACTGTCGTAGCAGCACTTTATCACTTTGCACGCCTGGAAGACTTTGAAGACAAGCAAGCACCTTTGCTTGTCATGATGAAGAAACTTGATGTTCGTGGTACTCTGCTTCTGGCGCGTGAAGGCATTAATGGCACCGTTTCGGGAAGCCGCGAGAGCATTGACGCAATGCTGACTTGGCTTAAAGAAGACCCTCGCCTAGCAAACCTCACCCATAAAGAGAGCTATTGCGATGCCCATCCATTCTACCGAACCAAAGTAAAACTCAAAAAAGAGATTGTTACGATGGGCGTAGAAGACATCGACCCCAACCATATCGTGGGTACCTACGTGCGTCCCGAAGACTGGAACGGTGTTATCTCAGACCCTGAAGTTGTCCTCATCGATACCCGCAACGACTACGAAGTCGACATTGGTACCTTCAAAGGAGCACTCAACCCAGACACAACGACCTTTCGAGAATTCCCCGCTTACGTTGAAAAGAACTTAGATCCGACCAAGCATAAAAAGGTCGCCATGTTTTGCACCGGCGGGATTCGATGCGAAAAGTCGACTGCTTACCTAAAGGGCCAAGGCTTTGAAAATGTATACCACTTGCAGGGTGGCATTCTTAAGTATCTTGAAGAGGTACCCAAGGAAGAGAGCCTATGGGAAGGTGAATGCTTTGTGTTTGATAACCGCGTCGCGGTGAACCATGACCTCGAAGCTGGCTCTTATGACCAGTGCCATGCGTGTCGTCATCCGGTGAGCGCCTCGGACCTAGAGTCTGAACATTACTCAGCTGGTATCTCTTGCCCACACTGTGTAGGTTCCCAAACTGAGAAAACTAGAAATCGCGCTGAAGAACGTCAAAAACAGATGCTATTGGCTAAAGAGCGAGGCGACCATCATATCGGCGACGACGCAGCCATCAACATGATGGACAAGGCTCAAAATCTTACAAAAGAAGCAGACTAG
- a CDS encoding SDR family oxidoreductase, whose protein sequence is MGTTTSVFITGATGFIGRYVLRNLLDHGCIVFALIRPESKAKRAQLIESLLKHADQSTGQLIFIEGNLAAEDLGLKPEAKTQAKNSDHAFHLAALYDLDASNDELEKANIQGTENLCKCLLSMNYKGQLHHVSSIAVAGDYNGMFTEAMFNEGQTHPHAYHRSKYESERIVRESSLDFTIYRPGSVVGHSKTGFIDRIDGIYYGFSTIKALSKLLPSWVKIPMPKISGGLNVVPVDFVADAITHIALAKRDDQDTFHIVDPSAPSITSLAGTLLKVAGGPALGRMPGKISAPGPVKALAMLPIFKAIKDGFLDEFNLPPEDVFSALNLKVRFDSQNTQEQLESTTVSCPEFKTYAKYIYRYYCDALDPKLHREDFYREKLSGKTIVITGASRGIGQAAAEIAARAGAHVVLIARNADDLTAVTEGIKSKGGKATAYEADLSSYDDIDDVAEKLLKDFDQVDALVHNAARSIRRPIGESLERFHDFERTMRLNYFAPVRLTLKLAPSLLESQGSVVMVLTLGVLMPGPFFGAYLPTKAALDIFGDVLASEYSHRGLHVSSIYLPLVKTAMMAPTKEYADRVDLMTPEKAAFMILDGIAHRRRRVMLPVGRIFNLANQLAPGPTTRVLNLLRRTFPTASENSEFPMEKAIISQSIGGSPI, encoded by the coding sequence ATGGGTACTACGACATCGGTTTTCATCACAGGCGCCACGGGGTTCATAGGGCGTTACGTCCTGCGCAATCTTCTCGACCATGGCTGCATTGTTTTTGCTTTAATCAGGCCAGAATCCAAAGCTAAACGAGCACAGCTTATTGAAAGCCTCCTAAAACACGCCGACCAATCCACCGGTCAACTCATTTTTATTGAAGGTAATCTTGCCGCCGAAGATCTGGGATTGAAACCCGAAGCTAAAACACAGGCTAAAAATTCAGATCATGCATTCCACTTGGCTGCCCTCTACGACCTGGATGCCAGCAATGATGAACTAGAAAAGGCCAACATTCAGGGCACTGAGAATCTCTGTAAATGTCTATTGTCTATGAATTACAAAGGTCAGCTTCATCACGTTAGCTCAATCGCGGTTGCTGGCGATTACAATGGAATGTTTACCGAGGCGATGTTTAACGAAGGCCAAACACACCCTCACGCTTATCACCGATCCAAGTATGAGTCGGAGCGAATCGTAAGAGAATCCAGCTTAGATTTCACCATCTATAGGCCCGGCTCAGTTGTTGGGCATTCGAAGACAGGGTTTATCGACAGGATTGATGGCATCTACTATGGATTCTCCACCATCAAGGCCCTTTCGAAGCTATTGCCCAGCTGGGTTAAAATACCCATGCCTAAGATAAGCGGTGGGCTCAATGTGGTACCCGTTGATTTTGTGGCCGACGCCATCACCCATATCGCTTTAGCAAAACGAGACGACCAAGACACTTTCCACATTGTTGATCCCAGCGCACCGAGCATTACCAGTCTAGCTGGTACGTTATTAAAAGTAGCCGGAGGGCCGGCACTGGGCCGAATGCCTGGGAAAATATCCGCTCCCGGTCCCGTCAAAGCGCTCGCCATGCTCCCCATATTCAAAGCCATCAAAGATGGCTTCCTTGATGAATTCAATTTACCACCTGAAGATGTATTCTCTGCCTTAAATCTCAAAGTGCGATTTGACTCTCAGAACACCCAAGAGCAGCTTGAGTCTACAACGGTCTCCTGCCCTGAGTTCAAAACATACGCCAAATATATTTACCGTTATTACTGTGACGCCTTAGATCCCAAGCTGCATCGAGAAGATTTTTACAGAGAAAAACTTTCGGGTAAGACCATCGTCATCACGGGGGCTTCTAGAGGCATTGGGCAAGCTGCGGCCGAGATAGCGGCCCGTGCAGGCGCTCACGTTGTTCTAATCGCACGTAACGCTGACGATTTAACGGCAGTCACCGAGGGCATAAAAAGCAAAGGTGGTAAAGCCACGGCCTACGAGGCAGACCTTTCGTCCTATGACGACATTGACGACGTTGCGGAAAAGCTTTTAAAAGATTTCGACCAAGTAGACGCGCTGGTTCACAATGCGGCCCGTTCCATACGCAGACCCATTGGTGAATCGCTTGAACGATTCCACGACTTCGAACGCACAATGCGCCTAAATTACTTCGCACCTGTTAGGTTAACCTTAAAGCTTGCCCCTTCACTTCTTGAAAGCCAAGGAAGCGTTGTGATGGTACTGACACTCGGTGTTCTAATGCCTGGACCATTCTTCGGCGCGTACCTACCCACAAAAGCGGCTCTCGATATCTTCGGCGATGTTCTTGCATCCGAGTACTCTCACCGGGGGCTTCATGTCTCCTCTATCTATTTGCCCCTGGTCAAAACCGCGATGATGGCACCCACCAAAGAGTACGCCGACCGGGTTGACCTCATGACGCCCGAAAAAGCCGCATTCATGATTTTAGACGGTATTGCTCACCGGCGGCGCCGGGTGATGTTACCGGTGGGACGAATATTTAACCTCGCCAACCAACTGGCACCCGGACCC
- the sodN gene encoding superoxide dismutase, Ni has translation MLRKIAETIKNTVPANEVAAHCDGPCGVYDPSSARIAAEAAVSMTKKILAMEVPAAGDAGAWAAYNNTMSRYVAIKEEQAHLAKSELLVLWTDYFKPPHLEKFPNLHETFWKAAKLCSSVKVEVSAVHAQELMDAIKEIHEMFWASKGREVTWYTAS, from the coding sequence ATGCTCCGTAAAATTGCCGAGACCATCAAGAACACTGTACCTGCGAATGAAGTTGCTGCACACTGCGACGGCCCTTGCGGCGTATATGACCCATCATCTGCCCGAATTGCTGCGGAAGCAGCAGTATCTATGACCAAGAAAATCTTGGCCATGGAAGTACCTGCAGCTGGCGACGCCGGCGCATGGGCAGCTTACAACAACACAATGAGCCGCTACGTGGCTATTAAAGAAGAACAAGCACACCTGGCTAAGTCTGAGTTGCTGGTTCTGTGGACGGATTACTTCAAGCCGCCACATCTCGAGAAGTTTCCAAATCTTCACGAGACATTCTGGAAAGCAGCTAAGCTCTGCTCTTCAGTAAAAGTTGAAGTCAGTGCCGTACACGCACAGGAACTCATGGATGCCATCAAGGAAATCCACGAAATGTTCTGGGCCAGCAAAGGCCGCGAAGTAACCTGGTATACCGCCAGCTAA